In Alosa sapidissima isolate fAloSap1 chromosome 5, fAloSap1.pri, whole genome shotgun sequence, the genomic stretch ACCTCTGTGATACTAGACCAGCAAAGCTCTTGCTAAAACATACCTAcagctggtttacccagctTACAATGGTATTTGGCttgttttgcttgtcgtaccacctgaAGCTGgccattttagctggtgttgctggtcttacATTGGTGGTTTAACTGACTATGCCAGCCTATGTTGGTCATTCTTGGTCACTGCTTTTTTTCCGGCAGGGAAGAGAAGTATAGCACAGCAGTATGActtgtacttgtttgctcataagtggGTATAGTAGAGAAGTATCATCAAACAACATtctgatacccatgcagaaaaatgaccatgacaatgacgGCCCCCACGTGGTCTCATTCCAATAAATCCCGCCCACtgcctaatatgagtttgacaacCCTGCCCTAGACAAACAATGGCATTAGCTAATTCTATCATTGtggctaactacctatggctacTGTCAGTAGCTAACATTATTTTACTGTTGGACGTAGCACtaatgttaatgtttttttacttaattttaaaataattaTAAATGCAGATACCGATAGATCGGCAAACAGCTAATATTGGCAGATAATATCAGCACACCGATTCATCAGTCGGGCTCTAGTCGTGAGTCTGCTCAAACTACACAACAAATCGGACAGACCTGATTCAAAAGTCTTGGTATAGGTCAGCACCAGCTTCCATACATCATTTTGCTTTATGACGTCACATAGATGTTTCACAGAGATTATTTgcggtatttttaaaatataaaaatacacaccaataaagtatttttaatacaaaatacagagtcattttcttcaacccaataaaatacaaatgacaaaatagtattttgtatttgaaatacatattttagatacatgtatcagaaatactacccatccctgaaTACATAACATAGCTTTACATCATGTCCATTAGCAATGTCAGACATGCTATTTTCCGTACGTATTTTAAGTCAGAGTAGCATCAAAATGAGCTTGATGCCATTATTAGGTAATTATTAGGTTTACAAGGTAAACAACTTACATCGTGTTACTTTCAAgtgcaaaaagaaaataaatattggTGGAATAATGTTGGCAGTGTCTTTTTTAttcaatgtattttatttttaagtAATCCAAAAGTATTCAGATTATAATCGGTTATTTAAAATGCAATAGATATGGTGTAGCCTAAGTCTGTCTCAGTaatagataggcctacatttcatagtaatctgacccaacactGCTTGCTAACAATAAAGACTTTGCCTTTGGACATTGGTCTCATATAATGATAAAAATGCCTCTGTAAGAGGACCTTGAACAATACAGTAGGCCTTTGAGGTCAAGTGAATTGATATCAGCGGGTTTATGTTCAAGGAATTGGTTGAAGGTTAGGCTAAGTCTGTGTGAGAAGCTTAGTCAAGTGTTTTGCTCATGAAACAAGACTGATGCACATTTAGTATAAACACTTTTTCATGTGATCCTAAACTGAGGATTTTTTAAAGCCCAGCAGCATTTAACCTACAGCAGTCTAAACCTACAGCAGTCTAAACATGTGGTGTACTCCACCACAGTAAGCGGCTGTATGCATTCATGTTTACCGAATGTTGTTCCTACTGTAACACGAAGAAGAAACCGAGTAGGCGTGGCGAAAAGAAACATGGCGGCGCACTTCTGAAAGTCATGAGCTACACGTCTGGGAAGAATTGCTGTTGTTTATCGTGAAACATAGGCGATATTGTATTACAAATTACAACTATATCAATGATAAATTAAGACGTTAGGCACCACATTACATTTAAACGAGATACATAGGCCAATTTCCTCGGGGACTGCAGGTGTATTAAAATGGATCAAGTACAGCAGCTACGAAATgtaagttaacgttaaccgtAGGCTATATGTTAGAAAGTCCAGTAGAATAAACTACTGTTTTAACTAAATATGTTATTTTTCAGTTAAAGGATTTTCTGTTAGTTTACAATCGGATGACCGAGATCTGCTTCCAGCGATGCACAACCAACTTCAATTACAGAGCTCTTACTATGGACGAGGTAAGGCGAAATTTAAGACATTATGAAATTGAAGAGGGAATGAGTCTTACTAGTCATCCTCGCTGTATGGTCAGCTAGATGCATCTGTTAGGTGGTTGAGATATAAATGTGATATTGTTTGTCAACGTATCACTGCAGGTGAAAATCGTAAATTGATGATgctgtgtaataggcctagatGATGTGTTTGGTCCTGATGTCATGTAAATTTACTGATGTGTAGCCCATTGCCTGCTGGTGTTTGTGGTCCAATAGGAGCGTTGCGTTGACAGTTGTGCTGGTAAGCTCATCCGCTCCAACCACCGCCTGATGGGCACCTACGTGCAGCTAATGCCTGGGATGGTGCAGCGGCGGATGGACGAGCTGGAGAGCAAGGCTGCTGAGCTGGCCCAGGCGGAGGCTCAGGCTGCCGGTGCCAGTGCAGGAGTGGAGCAGGCAGCGGTGCCAGCAGTGCCAGGCCTGGCAGCCACAGATGTGCCCGTTGGGATTACGCCGGACATGGCAGCGCCCATCATCACCACAGATGCCCCACTGCCACCTGTGTTTGTCCCTGAAGCCACAGCAGCAGTCCCCAATCTATCTGGCATAGCTTCACCTGCTGCAGACATGCCGGTGATGAATGGACCGTCCCTAACTAATGGTGCTGGGAACGGCGCACCAGCCTTTGTCCTGTCACCAACTCTGGCACCAGAACTGTCAGGTCCAGTGGGCCTAGTCCCTGGTATATCAGAAGCCCCTGTTGTATCCTCTGAAGCAAAGGCAGCAGTGCCCATAACTGTTGAAGGACCAATGACACCCTTTTCTATACCATCAGTGACCGAGATACCCGTACAGGGGTCCCCCCTCGGCGTTTCTGGGGAAAAGATGACCCCGTCACTCTTAAAGCTGCCTTCCACAGTAACGCCAGCCCTGCCAGTCACTGCACCAATACCACCAGAGTTCAGCTCTTCAGCACCTGGTTTGATGAATGCCTCATCAGATGCCATTGCACCGCTACCTGTTCCTGTACCTAAACCTGCTGATCTGACCAACACCACGTCTACTCCTAGCACCATTGGCACTGCAGCAGATTCCCAGTCCTCATCTTGAGTCAAACAGACTGATCTCTTTTGCTGTTACAGTGTTAGAATGATTAATGAAATATACAGATGGGCTAATGAAAATAGCTAAATGCTCAAACATTGCACATATATGTAATGACTGTGTGAACCTTTTTATTAAAAAGATTCAGCGCTGGAGAGATGATCTCTTGAAATGGTAATTAAAACactacagacaaacacagtatGAAACAAGAATGGCTGAATATGATGATGGGAGACATGGAACATTATTAATGTAAGGAGTTTACAGCAGTTAGAAGTAACCTTGTTGCATTTAACACTTAATGTGAAGAGTTTGCAACAGTTAAAAGCAGCCGTTTTGCATTTTAAGATCACAATAGAAGTAGCACATTTCCTGTGGGAAGATGAGGGGATGCAAGTTCAACCCCAGCACATATTCAGTGACATAATCAACAGCCAACATCTCTAAATCTACATATTGTGCAATTTGTAAAGTTGCATCCAAAGCCTTCTTTTTATATCTGATAAAATACTCTACAAACTAGGCATGTTGGACAGACGTAGACAGGTCACTATAGTATAAGTGTTGTTTGCCACTTGTGTTTGGCCTTGTCAGACAGCTTGGTTTTGGTCATCTTCCCACTTTTAGATTCACCCTTCAGTTACacagtgatcacacacacacaccttttgctAACACCCTTCAGGCTTTTGACATTAactcatttctgcatttcaGACGGTCCGTCTTCATCTAATGTTGCTCTCTCAAACACTGAAAGGCTTGTTCTGTGTGCCAAGCTAAATGAGGTCCTTTGACATCTTTAACATGGAGGCCTTCTGTGGTGTCATGTGAACTGCTGATAAGGTGCTACTCTCACTCTTAACTAATTGGTTAAAAGCGGATTGAATTGGTGGTTACCATGTCGGCTggtagagaaacagacagatgaattctcatcatcatcaccatcacagactattagccgcggtttatacattgattttgcaaaatttcttcagctatgaggttaatgcacaggggcagttaatatggaataaattatgttttttttgttcttttttacttgcataaaacactgtcctgctaTTTATACACagtgcggctaatacacaggaaattactgtaatggGGGGAATGGCATCTCAGTGTCACTGTGTGCCCAAGGCCTTTTGGCATAATCACAAGCTCTACCTTTAAGTCATGTTATTTGTGGGTTTGTGGGATACTGGAGTAGCCAGCCTGTTGGCTATGACTGGTGCAAACATTGCTGCCGGGCCCACCACCACAGACTCTTTTATTGATATTTAATTGAAAGGTATCCTTCAAGCAGTTTAGTAGGCTTCTTACCATTGAACTCAATGCAAATACTGGAACACTCAATTCCCTTTAGCAATTTATTAACAAATTTATTTATTAAGTGcaaaatgactaaatgtatcCTTGAAATATGAATGTCCCACAGATTAGATTAGTCACTGTCATATTTCAAAAGTCCTGAAAGAACAAATTGATTAATCTGTGTCCATAGCACTCAAGGGCTCTCGCTGTGCATGTTGTTGCTTATTAGAAAATAGGTTATAAGGGAGCGTAAGAGTGGTGGATCATGAGCAGCAGGAACCTGCAGGGGGAGCCATAGTGCAAGAGAAGTCAGGTGACGCAGCCTCAGTTAAAGTGTCACCTAAAGTCGCACCCAAACTGAATCATGCTCTCCAATAGGCCATCAGTTGTAATGAAACTTATTTGATATACTgtagttgttttatttttgtgatAAATTACATGCGCCACGATAGATTAGTTGAATGAACTTGTTGTATTGCAACAGGCTATTTTATTTACAATTTCTTATTTATATTAGCTTGTTGAGCTACCAGATGCCAATCGTATGAATAAAACAATATAACAGATGTACCAGGTGAATCTAAATGTCATTGACATATTCATGTAAAGAGTCATTCATGTAGATCCCTGGTCCTTTTTTCAAAATCTCTACTTTGAATACTTTGAAAGACAACTGGACCTTTGCAAAAAGCATTGGTGTACTATCCACaaggcctctctctcttgtaTATGACTGACAGCTTTTCACCCATGGAAGAGCCTTATTTTGCTATAGCACCACTTTCtattgttgtcatt encodes the following:
- the timm10b gene encoding mitochondrial import inner membrane translocase subunit Tim10 B, producing MDQVQQLRNLKDFLLVYNRMTEICFQRCTTNFNYRALTMDEERCVDSCAGKLIRSNHRLMGTYVQLMPGMVQRRMDELESKAAELAQAEAQAAGASAGVEQAAVPAVPGLAATDVPVGITPDMAAPIITTDAPLPPVFVPEATAAVPNLSGIASPAADMPVMNGPSLTNGAGNGAPAFVLSPTLAPELSGPVGLVPGISEAPVVSSEAKAAVPITVEGPMTPFSIPSVTEIPVQGSPLGVSGEKMTPSLLKLPSTVTPALPVTAPIPPEFSSSAPGLMNASSDAIAPLPVPVPKPADLTNTTSTPSTIGTAADSQSSS